Genomic segment of Triticum aestivum cultivar Chinese Spring chromosome 6A, IWGSC CS RefSeq v2.1, whole genome shotgun sequence:
ATACGAGTGCAATGGTTTTTCCTACAAAAATTAGTTGCATTTTTACTGCCTAGCTACGATCGAGTGACAATAGTTTACCCCTTAGTTGTGACACTGTGATAATTTCTACCATTTTGTTACTTTACCGAACTAAGAAGCTACTAGATCCATTTGGGCGGAAAATTCCAACGCGTACTCGTTAGAGGCAATACAAAATTCCCCGCGAAAAATAGGCAATATAAAATGATGTCAAACTTGATCATATTCAGTCAAACCCGAATGAAACTGTTGCCGTTCAGGTATAACTAGCTCACCACATTGCTCATGTGTCATACTGAGACTGAGTTGTCCAGCTAGTCGTTCGACCCATCATCATTGACACATGGGTCCACCCTGTCAGCTTGGGTAAAATAGTAAAATTAAGTACAACCCCGTCACAGAGTCACTACTTAACTGACAAAATTCTTAGACATGATAGGCGTTGCAGCAAGATCACAACTAAGGGGGGAAAAGGCAGAATTTACTCAAAAGAAATGTTGATGTTGCTAACCAAACGCAAGACAAGACTGACGTTGTGTTAGTGTAGTAAATACTACTGTATCACTTACCATTCCTAGCAACTAAATTGTTCTTTGCCCTTGCATACATCGATGAAGTTACAGCTTGTCCATATGCCAGTCCGCGCTGAACTCACATGAATATGACAGACCATGTTATACTGTCTGAATGTCCGTAACTGTCGAGTTGGCAGTTTGGAGAGATTATGCTGATTGCTAGCTACCGTAgaatcctactccctccgttcctaaatatttgtctttctagtcatttcaataagtgactacatacggagcaaaatgagtgaatctacactctaaaatatgtctacatacatccgtatgtagtagtcatttgaaatgtctaaaaagacaaatatttagaaacagagggagtagaacaTACACTACTTGGTTTGCATGAGTTGTCACCTATGACTCCTAGCACAGACATGCAGACAGCGTTCGTGCCTATGAACCGCCAAAAAGTTGATATTTCAGGGATTTCGGGCTAATTTTCTTATTTTGTTTGATTGGCTGGCATCGCTCGCAGGTAGCAGCAGCCAGCGGCCCATCTCGTTCCCTTTCTGAAAGGGCAACCGAGGTGCAAGTTGAGAGGTGCCATGTTTCCAAAGGCAATGACCTGACAAGAATTGCAGTTGGGTTTTGTCGATAGACTGGTCAAGGCAAACCTCGGATACATGCGAATGCATGGACACTAGCTTGAAGCAACAAGAAAATGTCTCAACTTGCTGGTGGTTCATATGCTATGCTCCTCTTAGACCCAAAGACTTTCGCCTGGTGTTTCATATAAAGCCACAAAATCTTGTAACAGACGCCACACCCACTGAAAACCTCAGTTTGCAATTACAGTCGAAAACCGGGCAGAAATGCAAGGCAAATCGGCAGGCCGCCGCACCGCGTACGCAGCTCTCTGAGCCAACAAAGTCTTAGGCCCTGTTCAAAGTCATTCCAGCTCCTAAAATTACGAGGAGCTGCGGAGCATCTGTTTCCCAGCTCCGTGTTTTTTAACTCCAGCTTTGGAAGCGGAATGGTGGAGTGGCGGGTCTCCGAACAGGGTCTTAATTAACGAGTGAAGAGCCTTGATCGCCTTCAGCACGCCCCCGCAGTGCTTGCCAGCCACTGAGTCATTGTGCAGGTGGAATTTTTTTATGCAAATACTTTTACTCTTGCCGCTACAGAACAAAAAAAGAATCCCCACCTGCGCATCATCCGGTTTTCAAAATGTGAAGTTTTTCACATTCAAAATGGGCCGAATCGGGAGGTCAGGCTTACAACATGCCAGCCTACTCAACAATGATCCACGGGCCCAAGAAAAGCAGCCCAGGATAATAAAATTTCAATcactcgtttcaaaaaaaaaaaaatcaaacacCAGGCAGTAAAAGCAGTCCAAATCAGGACTGAACAAATTAACCTGTTCATGTACCGCGAAACTGTTGGCCTTGCTGTTACAACTGTTAGCTGCGAGTGTTTGGACACTCCTCCGTACTGTCCAAAATATGTGGGCATGCAGTATGGGCCAATGGGAAAGTTTCAGATCAGACTCTTTAGACTTTAGAGAGGCCTCCTGCCCTGTCAATATGTCTGTATCAATTCAATTCATGACCCCATTATCCCCCCTAGCGCTTCTGAGACGGTCCCCATTTTGTCGCCGGTCGGGCATCCTAAGCATGTAGCCTCACACAGTTGCGAGatctgaagaagaaaaaaggcatatAGCCTCACACAGTTGCGAGATCTGAAAGCCTAAGTTGGCTATGAATAAATCCTGAATCCAGTGTTGCTCATCAGTTAACTTTTCTGAAGACATGCCAAGCTGGATTTTAAATACTCccccgtatcaaaatataagacgttttttaacagTCATAGTATCAAGAAACATCTTATATCTTGATACAGAGGGAGTAACTCGCAAACAGTACTTCTATTAATCACTTGATGCAATTTAGCGATCAAGTGACACATACAAATTATGCCGTGTTTTACAGCTTACTTGGAGACGAATTTCCTATATAAAGACATAAATAAAGAGCATAAAATAGGCAGTTCATGGAGCTACAACAAATGGCGATCCAACTTTGAGATCTTCCGAGCAATGTGCTTATGAGCAATACTATATAGATGCTATACTCCACTGGTGCTATTGGTTCTTGGCAGTCCAATACGTCTTGGCAACCAGGAGGATCTTCTCCCGGACGAGCGGGCCGTCTTCGTGGTCGACGATCTGGCTGTCCCACCTCATCCGGTCGGAGACGCTCTTGACCTTCACCAGCATGTCCACGTCGTCTCTGATGATCACCGTGCCCTCGGGCCTCAGGACCCTGTCCATCTCCAGCAGAATGGTGTCCATCTCACACCTTGCAGAGTGGCAAGCCGGCCCGTCGTCAGAGAGGGTGAACACTGACGCAAGTTCATTACAGGGGAGTTTTGATGCAGATTATGTATGTATGTTACCTGCTCTTGTACAGAGTGAAGACCGAGTCGGCGTGGATGAGATCGTAGGTCCGCGGATAGGTGGACGTGCCCTCGCACCTGCAGTGAATTAATGGATGCAACGAGATCAGAAACCGTACGTTGCGAGACCACGACGCCGACACCGACACCGGCGCACCGCTGGTGATCACTGTGGTAGGGGCCATGCAGTGGTACGACTGGTGTGCCCGGTGGTAGAGGACTAACCAGTCCTGGTAGCTTCCGATGAGGCCGCGCTCGTAGACCACCCCGAGTGCGCTGGAATTGGCCACGGCCGGGACCATGTTCATGACCCACAGCGGGTAGCTCGCCAGCGCCGCCGCGAAGCCGCCGAGGCGGGCGTTCATGTCGAGCACGTTGCGGTACCGTCCTTTCTGCTCGAACTGGTTGATCACCGCCTTGTAGTGGCGGACCCGCTTCTTCCACAGCTCCGTGTCCTGCTGGAACGCCTTGGCCGTCACGCCCTTGACCGTGCCCCGGGAGACCCTGGGCGGCACGGCCGTGAGCCTCTGCGGCCACTTCTTCACcgcgccgccggccacctcgcTCGCGTCCGAGACCTCCGGCAGTGGCGTCACGCAGGCCTCCATCTTGTCGTACCTACCATGAGAGCTCAATTACAGCAACGAAACTGGTAAGTTAATGTTAATGACTCGATGTGGTCTGTGATAATTACCACGCTGCGTCGGCATTTTTCTTGGAGCAGAACGGCGGCGACTTGGCGGCCTTGCGGGAGGCCTTGCAGCCGGCGTGGTTGGCGGGTTTCTGCCAGACGGCGATGTCGCCGGCCTCCTTGATCTTCTTCCAGCAGAGGCTCCGGGCGACCGCCTCGATCGCCTCCTGCTCGGCGTTGAGGTCCTCCTTGCTCCTCTCCCACCCCTTCCAGTACTTCTTCCAGTTGATGGGCGGCCCGGACAGGATCCAGTACCCGCCGGGGCGCAGGACACGGTCCAACTCGATCAGGTACAATCCATCTGCACGTTTTTTCACAGCGCATGCCTGAGCTGAGTGACCAGGGGTGGCATGGAATTGCGTTTCGGTGAAGAGATGACGGTGGGCGTACCGTAGAGGTGCCAGGGGATGAGGCAGCGGGAGCAGTGCGCCATGTCGAAGGCGCGGGCCGGGTAGGTGAGGCGGTTGGAAGCGAGGACGCCGATCATGGCGGGGACGCCGCGCTCCAGCGCGAACTGCACCTGCGCCTCGTGCGAGTCCCGCGGCGCGAAGGACATGGCCAGGATGTCCCGGGACAGCAGGTACGCGCCCCAGCTCGCCACCTGCACGGCCCGCTCACCACGCATCAGACATCGGAGAGGAATGCTACCACTACACTACTACTACTACGTGCCATTTCCGCCATTCCCATGCTACGTACTACCACCACGGTTGGCTTGTTCTGAGGTCCAAAGTGGAAAGTTTCTTCCTACGGAATTACTTCAGGGTTCAGATAGCAGGTCGGCATTCGTGCAGGCAAGTGGTACTAAAATCCAGCCCTATGCGGATCAGCGAATGCACGTGAACGCAGTACATTTGATCGCAAAAAAAAGTTACCCTGCAAACGTTACTGAAAAGATAGACGACACTTGAACGGTGTCACAGGTGCAGGCTGGCAGTACCCATAATTGTGCTACTGTGCATTCGTTGAAAAAAGGCCACGATATTTTTGTCAATAATTTTGTGGCACCGGCTGAAAAGTGACAAGTCAAGCTTTTTTAATGAGTGACAGCTGAGTTCTGACCAGTCAAGTGAATAGCAGATTTTACAGTCCACTCGTGCTGTTTCAATTCTACTAGTTGTAGTTCATAGTTGCATAATTCACAGTTAGGTGAGAATTTCACCAATTCAAATGATGAAAAATATAACAAATGTGTTATTACTAATTAATTCACCCCATGTAATATGTTTTCAACATTCTGCAGTTTGTTCTCTCTAGTACTGCTACTATCTGAGAGTATCTGACAGACCTGTTTTGACCTCGGTTGAGCAAGAAATGTTCGCGTTTCCATTTCTCACTACTCCAGATGCAGTAATACTACCACAAGAACTAAGCCGGTTTCGAGCAAGCAATCCATCCTAAACCTAGTTAAGCAATTAGAGATAATTAAGATTAAGAAGCTTGGTAACTTACCCCGCAGCCGGTGTCGAGCGCGGTGCGGATGGAGCCGTCGTGGAGCGGGATGAGCTTCCCAATGTCGTCGATGTAGGCGTCGGCGCCGTGCGGGAACATGGTCCCGCCGCCGGGGAACCGGAGCTTGTCCCCGTCCACGCGGATCCAGTTCTGCACCGCCTTCTCCACGGTGAGCTCCTTGTGCGGCACGTTGGCGAACCACGCGACGTCGCGGCTGGCCGGCCACGGGAACGGGTTGCGGTACCCGGCGGGCGCCGGCACCAGGCACCGCAGCCGCTCGCGCCCCGAGGGGCAGTGCCGCTCCCGGTACACCAGCCGGTCCCGCGGGTAGCGCAGCGACCGCTTCACGTCCTCGCACGGCGTGTACTCCGAGTACTCGGCCGGGCACGCCGGGTACCTCCGCGGCGCCGAGGACGCGGAGGACGCGGCCCTGGACGCCACGGCGTCGACCGCCGCCGCGTGGTGCGCGGAGAAGTCGAGGGactgagcggcggcggcggtggtggtggagggggTGAGGGTGGTGGTGGTGCAGGAGATGTCGGTGGCAATGGTGACGGAGcgggagggggaggaaggggagaagcCGCCGCCGTGGTGCCAGGCGCCCAGGAGGTAGGAGGCGGAGCAgaggagggcgacggcggcgagcggcagGAAGAAGGAGCGCCGGGCGGCGGAGTGGGCGGGGGGGATGTGCAGCTTCGTGGCCGCCGACCGGACCCCCATTGCTCCTTCCTCGCTCTGCTTCGGCAAGCAAGCAAGCACCCGCCCTGTGCTCACTGCTCAGTGCCCACTTCACTCTGGCTTGGTCAGTGTGGTCACTCACTGAGCTGGTAGCCCTGCCCGTTAGGTAGCCAGGCGGGGACACGGGTGTGAATAGCGCGTTTGGGACGCGACTAATATGCACCCGAgttcatatgctcccgcatgaacagtaaaatcgaaaaaaataaaaaaaaattaaaaaatccaaattttttttggaagaaacattgacaaaagttttaagtgcctgcaaaaattcatcatgaaatcacattcctagaaggcgtggcaaaaaaaacaaaaatagtactctaaaaaagctactttcaaatgcattttgaagcactgaatttgttttttttaccacgccttacaggaatgtaatttcatgatgaatttttgcaggcacttagaacttttgtcaatgtttctcccaaaaaaaaattggaattttttgattttttttcaatttttttcgattttactgttcatgcgggagcatatgagctcgggtgcagaatgaACTTTTCGGTTTGATTTGATCTACTGTGCGCGGATTAGGTGGTGATTACGAGTAAAAGTCACCCGTAAACAGCTTTTGACCGCGCATCGGTCTGTAATTCTGTGTTCTTATCAAGAATGTTCAGCTCGTGAGGCCACTGGATCTCGATGCTCATGTGATTTGCTCACTGCACACCATTCTAACCTTTTGTTGTTTGTCTTTACTGCTCATGGCCGGTGGCTCTAGCACGTGTTGGAAACATTCGCAGAGCTCAAGTATAAACAAATATCAACAGTTTTATTAGGGCATCTCTAACGTTAACTCGCCAATTTGCTTCGTGTCCGCAAACAAGGGACCAGTTCACCGATACTGATGTATGAGACCGTCATTCAATGCTGTTGGCATACATTTCAAAACCTAATTGAATTAAcgggatgaaattcatgcaaacacggcggatTTCAATAAACTGGACAACATTCATGCAAACACGAtgaattttcattacatttcaaacattAGAAAGGAAAAAAACGTTCTGGCCCTAAACCTATACTAAGGCGGCGGCCGGCGTCCAAGCCCTTGCCGTCCTCCATCTGCCGTCTCTATGAGCACCAATGATAAGACCGATGAAGTGAAGTTGCGGTCTTCGGCGAGGAAGTGTAGAACATGGGAGACGGACTGGCACACATGACACGCAAGGCCTTGCCGCCTCCCATGCGCTACTCATCCTCGTAGAAGTCCGCGCCTTGTCCGTCGCCGGTGGACATGAGGTCCAAGATGGAAATGTTGGTGCCCCCCTGTCGTCGTCCCACTCCCACCGGACCGCATGAAAGTTTGTCAGCGGCGTGTAGGAGGCGCAACTGATGTTGTTCTCGTCCGCGATCATTTGCAACTGCGCCTCCGTGGCGATCGCTTCCTGGCGAGCGGCGGCTTGAGCACGGGCAGTAGATGGCACGCTGCTCTGTGACAAAGTTGTGGTTCGTCCGGCCATGCCCACCATGACTGCCTCGCTCGCGTGTTCGCTGTCGATTTCTAGGAGGAATAGGTTGTACCGTTGTTCTTCCTACGCCTGCTGAAACACTGATATAGGCACCGACGCAGGCCGCTCCTCCGCCGTGGCAGCGATGAGATGCACTAACAATTTGCTAGTTAAATATGTGATCAAATTTAACCACGATAAGACTAAGAAACATACACGGAGGGTAGTGCCATCAACGGCCTAGCATACTTGCTTTGGCGGGAATATTGTTGATGGTGTGTAAGAGCATTTACAAACCTGATCACATAATTTGGGACCCTATATACCTGCGCGTCCGCTCGGGGTAACCGGGCAAACCGCATTTCTCCCAGTCCATATCCACACACACCTCATATGTCCTATCTCAAATTCATAGAAAACCATGCAAATTACGTACCCTACATAGATCAACATATAAACATAGCAATCCGGCATACAAGCTCCGTCTCGGTGAAcaagtcattcgcgtagttttaGATCGACGATTTAACTatttaaatatgtattatatgtgacaaatatatatatatatatatatatatatatatatatatatatatatatatatatatatagaaactatatccgtgtagaaatctagtgatatactttttaTAACATATAACATATTTAATTTCTCAAATCGATGATCTAGAACTATACGAATGatttattcacctagacggaggtactAGATAACATATAAGCATAACAATCCAACATAGATATGACATTAAAAATTAACACAATCTAATACAAATGGGCATGTCGGAATTCATCACTTCACTAACTTAGATACTTATTAAAACTCAGAGATAGGGCGGCCGGATTTCACCTCTTCCTCGCGGAACGCTTCCCCTTGGGGTCTCGGGAGCGGCGACTGTCCATGTCGCAGGCGTCGGTAGCGGGGGGCGCATCGCCTTCTGTTGTGTCACTGTCcgacggggaagaggaggaggaaaagaTGATGATCCTCGCCATGCGCCGGGTGGCGTGATTCTGCTCCGTCGCGAGTCGTACGACTCTCTTCATCACCACCCTCTGCATCATCAATTGTCGGGACTGTTGgggtacgtagtaatttcaaaaaattcctatgcacacgcaagattatggtgatgcatagcaacgagaggggagagtgtgtccacgtaccctcgtagacggaaagcggaagcgttagcacaacgcggttgatgtagtcgtacgtcttcacgatccgaccgatcaagtaccgaacgcacgacacctccgagttctgcacacggtcaactcgatgacgtccctagaactccgatccagccgagctttgagggagggttccgtcagcacgacggctggtgacgatgatgatgttctaccgatgcagggctttgcctaagcaccgctacgatattatcgaggtggattatggtggaggggggcaccgcacacggctaagagattcaagagatcaattgttgtgtctccaaggggtgcctccctcccagtatataaaggagtggatgagggggaggggggcggccaccctaggcgcgccccatgaggagtcctactcccactgggagtaggactccccccttccatgtgggagtaggagaagagagggaaggggagagagggggaaaggaaaggggggtgcccccctccttgtccaattcagactggggggggggggaagggggcacgcggctgcccttggccgcccctcctcttctctactagggcccaataggcccattagtctccccggggggttccggtaacccccgggtactccggtatatgcccgaaactccccgaaaccattccggtgtccgaacatagtcgtccaatatatcgatctttatgtctcgaccatttcgagactcctcgtcatgtccgtgatcccatccgggactccgaactaccttcggtacatcaaaaccataaactcataatataaccaccatcgaactttaagcgtgtggaccctacgggttcaagaactgtgtagacatgaccgagacacgtctccggtcaataaccaatagcggaacctggatgctcatattggctcccacatattatacggagatctttattggtcaaactgcataacaacatatgtttttccctttgtcatcggtatgttacttgcccgagattcgatcgtcggtatctcaatacctagttcaatctcgttaccggcaagtccctttactcgttgcataatacatcatcctgcaactaactcattagttgaaatgcttgcaaggcttatagtgatgtgcattaccaagtgggcctagagatacctctccgacaatcggagtgacaaatcctaatctcgaaatacgccaacccaacaagtaccttcagagacacctgtagagcacctttataatcacccagttacgttgtgacgtttggtagcacacaaagtgttcctccagtaaacgggagttgcataatctcatagtcataggaacttgtattagtcatgaagaaagcaatagcaacatactaaacgatcaagtgctaagctaacggaatgggtcaagtcaatcacatcattctcctaatgatgtgatcacgttagtcaaatgacaactctttgctatggctaggaaacataaccatctttgattaacgagctagtcaagtagaggcatactagtgacactctgtttgtctatatattcacacatgtatcatgtttccggttaatacaattctagcatgaataataaacatttatcatgatataaggaaataaataataactttattattgcctctagggcatatttccttcagtctcccacttgcactagagtcaataatctagattacacagtaatgattctaacacccatggagccttggtgttgatcatgttttgctcgtggaagaggcttagttaacgggtctgcaacattcagatccgtatgtatcttgcaaatctctatgtctcccacttggacatggtcccggatggaattgaagcatctcttgatgtgcttggtcctcttgtgaaatctggattcctttgccaaggcaattgcaccagtattttcacaaaagattttcattggacccgatgcactaggtatgacacctagatcggatatgaactccttcatccagactccttcatttgctgcttccgaagcagctatgtactccgcttcacatgtagatccctctacgacgctttatttagaactgcaccaactgacagctccaccgttcaataaaaacacgtatccggtttgcgatttagaatcgtccggattagtgtcaaagcttgcatcgacgtaaccatttacgacaagctctttgtcaactccataaacgagaaacatatccttagtccttttcaggtatttcaggatgttcctgaccgctgtccagtgatccactcctggattactttggtacctccctgctaaactaatagcaaagcacacatcaggtctggtacacaacattgcatacatgatagagcctatggctgaagcatagggaacatctttcattttctctctatcttctgcagtggtcgggcattgagtcttactcaacttcacaccttgtaacacaggcaagaaccctttttttgcttgatccattttgaacttcttcaaaactttgtcatggtatgtgctttgtgaaagtccaattaagcgtcttgatctatctctatagatcttgatgcccaatatataagcagcttcaccgaggtccttcattgaaaaactcttattcaaatatccttttatgctatccagaaattctatatcatttccaatcaacaatatgtcatccacatataatattagaaatgctacagagctcccactcactttcttgtaaatacaggcttctccaaaaatctgtataaaatcatatgctttgatcacactatcaaaatatttattccaactccgagaggcttgcaccagtccataaatggatcgctggagcttgcacactttgttagctccctttgtatcgacaaaaccttccggttgcatcatatacaactcttcttctagaaatccatttaggaatgcagttttgacatccatttgccaaatttcataatcataaaatgcgacaattgctaacatgattcggacagacttaagcattgctacgggtgagaaggactcatcgtagtcaatcccttgaacttgtcgaaaaccttttgcaacaagtcgagctttatagacagtaacattaccttcaacgtcagtcttcttcttgaagatacatttattctcgatggcatgccgatcatcgggcaagtcaaccaaagtccatactttgttctcatacatggatcccatctcagatttcatggcctgaagccattttgcggaatctgggctcaccattgcttcttcatagttcgtaggttcgtcatggtctagtaacataacctccagaacaggattaccgtaccactctagtgcgaatcttactctggttgacataagaggttcagtaacaacttgatctgaagtttcatgatcatcatcattaacttcctcactaattggtgtagacatcacaggaaccggtttctgtgatgaactactttccaataagggagtaggtacagttacctcatcaagttctactttcctcccactcacttcttttgagagaaactcctctagaatggatccattcttagcaacgaatgtcttgccttcggatctatgatagaaggtgtaaacaatttcctttgggtatcctatgaagatacatttctccgatttgggttcgagcttaccaggttgaagcttttccacataagcatcgcagccccaaactttaagaaaaaacaactttggtttcttgccaaaccacagttcataaggcatcgtctcaacggatttcgatggtgccctatttaacgtgaatgcagccgtctctaaagcataaccccaaaacaatagcggtaaatcattaagagacatcatagatcgcaccatatctagtaaagtacgattacgacattcgaacacaccattacgctgtggtgttccgtgtggcgtgagttgcgaaactattctgcattgtttcaaatgtagaccaaacttgtaactcaaatattctcctccacgatcagatagtagaaactttattttcttgttacgatgattttcaacttaacgctgaaattctttgaacttttcaaaagttttagacttatgtttcattaagtagatatacccatatctgcttaaatgatctgtgaaggtgagaaaataacgatacccaccgcgagcctcaacattcattggaccacatacatcagtatgtatgatttccaacaaatcagttgctcgctccatagttccggagaacggcgtttttgtcatcttgcccatgaggcatggttcgcaagtagcaagtgattccaaaagtccatcagtatggagtttcttcatgcgctttacaccaatatgacccaaacggcagtgccacaaataagttgcactatcattatcaactctgcatcttttggcttcaacattatgaatatgtgtatcactactatcaagattcaacaaaaatagaccactcttcaagggtgcatgaccataaaagata
This window contains:
- the LOC123127982 gene encoding probable methyltransferase PMT15 — translated: MGVRSAATKLHIPPAHSAARRSFFLPLAAVALLCSASYLLGAWHHGGGFSPSSPSRSVTIATDISCTTTTLTPSTTTAAAAQSLDFSAHHAAAVDAVASRAASSASSAPRRYPACPAEYSEYTPCEDVKRSLRYPRDRLVYRERHCPSGRERLRCLVPAPAGYRNPFPWPASRDVAWFANVPHKELTVEKAVQNWIRVDGDKLRFPGGGTMFPHGADAYIDDIGKLIPLHDGSIRTALDTGCGVASWGAYLLSRDILAMSFAPRDSHEAQVQFALERGVPAMIGVLASNRLTYPARAFDMAHCSRCLIPWHLYDGLYLIELDRVLRPGGYWILSGPPINWKKYWKGWERSKEDLNAEQEAIEAVARSLCWKKIKEAGDIAVWQKPANHAGCKASRKAAKSPPFCSKKNADAAWYDKMEACVTPLPEVSDASEVAGGAVKKWPQRLTAVPPRVSRGTVKGVTAKAFQQDTELWKKRVRHYKAVINQFEQKGRYRNVLDMNARLGGFAAALASYPLWVMNMVPAVANSSALGVVYERGLIGSYQDWCEGTSTYPRTYDLIHADSVFTLYKSRCEMDTILLEMDRVLRPEGTVIIRDDVDMLVKVKSVSDRMRWDSQIVDHEDGPLVREKILLVAKTYWTAKNQ